CATGGTAAAGTCAGACGCCTTGTATCACTATGGCAACAGAAAATGTTGAACAAGAGCTGTCTTTACGTGTCAAATGTTGAAACAGCGGTTAAAGTTTGTAATGTAAGTGTTTTTTCATAAACTCCACAATGGCCTCTGTGAGAGACTAGGTATGCCTATGCCACCAAATAATCTGTTAGTAATTGGATTGATAGCTCAATCGGATTCAAAGCCTTCATGTGAAAACCTCAATCGATCCGACTGAGCTCGATTCTAACGAAATTTCGATCAGCTTGAAATGGGTGGTGTAGATCTGAAATAATACGATAAGTAGGAAAAAATAGCAATAAAAACGCTTGCATCCAACTATCTTTTCAACTGGATTCAAAAATACCTAGCGCACATGTGCAGTGCAGGGGTGCGAATACAGGGGCGGACTTTACCATTAGGCAAAGGTCGGCAATTGTCTTGGGTCCCGAGCTACCAAGGGTTACTAACCCTAAACGTATggttaagaaagttttatttttacttttcgcTAATTAATTATGCTTTTCTAAAATTCAATACGCTAAAATGACATGAGAATGCTTGATTTATGAGTGTACCAGCAAACCCCAGTACCCACTACAGTGGACTATTCCACAATTTTACTGCGCATCTGCGGAAATTATACAGGAAGAATGTAGCCAACTCGTGCAAACGTGGGCAACATCAAGTGTGGTGTACAGACAGAGCGAAAAGGAAGCGAGGCAGCGGTGCTGAAAAAGGGAGAAAGCAAAAAGTGAAGACAAGTTGCAGTTCTGCAGCTGCTGACGGTTCCTAGCGTTAAAGCTAAAGAACAgcgagtctctctctctctctctctctctctctctctctctctctctctctctctctctctctctctctctctcttcaaatGAAACTGAACTCTGCAGACATGATCATATGTGAGTTTAATGCCACATGATGATAGTGTGCCATTcagatgtggattcatgttcagtgctacttcaaataaatgtgtttaaatattaccataatttagaaaaaataatattttaataagctgCTGTCCTACTGTACCGTACAATGACTTATTATTTGCCCTTGGTTAGTGGTTGTAGTGAAAtagacttatttattaatacagGCCTAATATCAAGataaatttaattatattaatactagaaaataaaatgcattattattattattattattattattattattattatagtaatattaaatgtagtagttgttgtattAGTAGTGGTCAATTTTTTTGGGGGTAAAATGATTAGATGTGGATTGATATTAGTGTTCAAGTTTCAGTCCTGATTCAGGAGTTGTACAGCTGAGTGGTGCAGCTCTCCTACACTTTTTAAGGACAGTAAGTGAAATCTTTCCACAAGGTTTTATCTCTATTAGTCACTTCCAATGCTCACCagacatataaataaatgtgcaacACTATATTTTGGAGGTTTTCTGATTAGGACGGAAAAAATTAACTTATGGCATAAAAACAGTATGAGCACTTAACACTCGGAACACATATAATTTTGCAATAAGTGATACTTTTGGATAGTGGCACGAAATAGTCTGAATGAGAACAAGCTTCAACTCAACAAGCTTCAAGGATTAATGTGAACGCATCGCCCCCTTGTGGTTACATAAAGGAATGACCATTGTCTTGTGAAATAAACTGGATAAAAGGTCATGTAATCAAAAGACATTTTAAGTTATTTCTTTCAGGGCAAGGTCTAGGccatagattttggtggggCAAGTCGACAATAATAATGACATAGcctcaaataaaattaaattgagaGGCTATCACATTAGACATTGAACTTATGCTATAAGCTACCATCTGGTGAATTTTTAGAGTACCTCTGAAATAGGCAGTTGACAGTCAGCAACATACTGTCATTTAGCATAAAGACTAGCAGCTTGTTTTGAGCAGTTTTAAACATACCTTTATTCAACTGTTCTATACAGCTGGTGTGTTTCCTGTCACCATTGTCAAAGTGTGAACACAGAAGATGCAGCCAATACTGTTAAACTACCCCAATTTGGGCTAGAAACCGCAACCCTGTCAACTGTGTTATTAAGTGTCCTGTTCTCTTCTCCTCCCCCACCCATGGGGCAGTGTGATTCCTACCCCAGTGGACTTCTATTAGTGCTTGTTGCAGTTCGCACTTTTGATCACTAAGGGCAATAATAATTCTGTGGAGCTATAAGGAACATTTGCAGCATCTAAAGCCAACAGATCATTGGAACATCAGCTTATACCTGTCAATTTCTTTTCAGTTGTTGTTCATTCACAAAGTTATTAGTATTTCAAcaaaatttataaatgtatggAATTTAAatgtgaatgaggactttatgaagattaacatttgttgaaaAGCTACTCTTTCATAGACAAGCTGCCACTGAACACCATCTATCCAGCCATGcaaccattttccataccgctgaTCCTACACAGGCCACTGAACCTCATTCGTCCAAATATAGTTCATCATCTTGTGTTTTGTTAAGGAACAGAGCTGTCTAACACATCAGTCCCAACACAACAAATCAGTCACAacaaatctcccataggtgttcaattgggttgagaTGTGCTGACTGCGAAGGTTATAGCATATGTTTTACAGAATTTTCATACTCGGATCCAACCATTCTGTGAGCCTCGTTCCCTGGGTATGAGGGaattgtcatcctggaagagagaACTCCCATTAGAAATCTTTCATCATAGGAtgaaggtgatcagtcagaataactttgtattgattgCACCAACTCCTCCCTCTAGGGGACACGTGGACCCAAACCCTGCCAGCAAAATGCCAGAATAAAATGGCACagattttcctttaatttgtcacccgtCTGTACGTGCTCGCTGTCTGGTGCTCGTGACAGAGTGGTCCCTTTAATGGCGCGCTGGTAGACTTGTTCATCTGCGCGCGTGTCGCTCTCGGTGTTTCTCTACCACTTGCTCTCTCAGGAGTGTCTGAGCGACGCGGGCGAATCGGGGTGTGTCTGCACAAACAAGGAAGCCACCGAGCGcaaacaacaacaccaccagTGGATGTAAGATGCAGCACAACGAAAAACTGACAAGCCGGATCTGACACTTGTTTGGCTTGAACGGCGTCTAGAAAACATGAAGAAGCACCAAAGCCCCGCTAAGCTGGCGGCGGAAGTGCGCGTGCCAGAAGGCGAGGCTACCGTGCAGCAACTCAATGAGCTTTTGTCCGACGGCAGCGGTTTCTACAGTTTACCAGCGCAACATTTCAATGAGGTGTTTCCTAGGATTTACATCGGTAATGCGTAAGTTATGGCGGCCTATTGTTCTGTTCTGATCAGTGTCACTTTAAGCTGTGTTTACATTCGTTTCAGTAGATTACAGTGACGGGTAGTCCGAGGTTTATCGGCGCATCCGAATCTTGTTCTTTATTCAGGGCGTCGGAACAGAACGGATGCATTTAGATAACCTTTCACCATCAGTCTCCAAGAATGGCACTCACAGAGTTAAATCACTGCTCTAATCTTGTATGTTAATTGACACATTTTCTTCTATTAGGTTGGAGCAGTGTTGTACAAAAGCCTACTCTCTGGATGGGAAGAGTGAATGAGTTGTGGCTCTGTTATTTGTAAGCATGGTGGCCTCAACTCTTGTATTCTGTTTGGGTaaaatttttttacttaaaGTAGAACCATACTCAAAAATCAAAATTCAACATGAAAATTTATGTGcctgttttattttctctgaataacaaaaaggACAAATTTGCTTTTGGTGCGTTTGTTGTGCCTACTCCTCCgtcatatttatattacacaaaTGATGTTATGTTCATTGTgagaataaaacattacaataaGTGGTACAGTATTAATTAATACCAACtgctttttacaaaaataaaacggATTGCTGAATTAATTACATGTCATATTAACTCCATATCTTATTTGCATTCATACCGGATTACAGGTAtaagaagtgtttttttgtgtagCCTATTTACTGTTCCCCAAAAATGTGGATCGATTCAAGGTTGGTCAATTCAGATATTATTATCTGTCTCAGATGCCCAAAATCAATATGACCAGTGTACAGTATATCCTGTCCTAAGtagcaaaagcaaaaacaaaccagAAAACACACTGTGTAAAGATGGGGAAGTTTGGGATTAATTTACTGGCTCCCTGGGTAGTCAGGAGACTAATGGTGAACTCCAGGACCCAAACAAACTATAAACATCTAGGAAAATGAAGACTGTCAGGGGGCCTAACATTCCTGCTCTTGTTTACAATCACATACAACTATAGGTGATGTATATTCTAGAGTAAATTTTAGAGTcagatttggacattttttcaTGTCCATATCCTCACATTtgtgagatgatgatgatgatgatgatgatgatgatgattgattaGAAAAAGTTCCTCTCATGCTGGGAAGCTATGATACTTCTTTGTGTTAAATATtacttatatttataaaaaattgaGTTATCAACTGAAATAGATAAGAGAAGATGAAACATGCCACACTATAGGTGCAGAGCAAAAATACGTAGTATTCATTTTTATCCACTTTGACTTCTTTCAACACTGGAGATTTTGGTGTGTCACTAGTGTGATGATTCATGCTTATTGACACTTTTAAGCAGGCCAGAATGCGATCTGTTAAAAAGTCAGTGAAATGTGTTTTCCCATATTTATTCATTGAAATCTGGTAGCTGTGACATGAAGTGTAAAAGAGGCCTATAGGGCTGTCTTCCATAACTGAATGACAAAGATGGTATGGATTTTGTGGACATACCCTGTGTTAAATGGAAGGATTGATGTCACAGACCTTTGGAATGAAAAGAACTCGTGTGTATGTAGGACCTTTGTAGGTTTCATTTAATCAATATTAAGTGAGATCATGCAACAATTTCTCTCTAAATAATAATTTGAACTCATAGCCTTCTGTCACAGAAACTAATCCTTTGAACAACCACTGCCCTTCTTGTTTTCAGAATGTTAGAGCTATCTGcaatattttgttaattaaaaataGTGATAttatttgcagaaaaaaaaaaaatcgagatAAAGTTGTATTAAAACTAAAAATACAGTAATAAAAGCACAGTTTAACAGGAACAGGTCAATAGAGGATGTGTTGTGGAGTGGTCTCTGTGTCAGGCATGCTTCACCTCTTTGTGAGGATTCTATTAATAATGTATGTGTAGAGACTGCAGTGAGCTGGGGGGTGAGGGAGCACAGCAGGCCAGTGAGAAGTATGACTGCAATCTCCTGCAGctctggatggatggactagTTCAGTGAGAAAATTTGAGTGATAGGTTTTGGTGATTAGGTCAGACTTCATATTTCATCATCACGGCGTATTATTAACCCCTCCACTTATTAAGCAATAATGGGaggttttgtcatttttgtagtATTTGTAAGTTATTAAAGTTATTGTAATTGCTGCTGAAGCAAAACATGCAGAAGATGATGACTATACGTATGTTAACCAAATGGGATCCATTAAATTACTGAATAGTTTTGGAAGGAAGCAAACTTGATTTATTTGGTTAAATGCAACTAACTCATTATTCCCTTATTCATCTCTCTGCTTATCCATTTATGTATCTACCTGTATTGCATCATGGTCTTCTATAGCATATGACATGAAAGATACATTATAAAAAAGCCTGGACTGGgtgcagatgaagatgaaagtGTTGCAGGTGCTAGAGCAGAACAAAAGCAATGTAACAACATGATGACCGAGCACTCCACTCTGCTGGCGACtcccttttcttttctattgctttctttctctgcctCAAAGCCCTATTTTGGGCATGCTGCTCAGAGTCTGTGGCTCTTTATATGCCTTTGGGCAGCAGCCAAGATCTCGTTGCTGTGTCTGTAGTGGTTTAGAACACTGCCGTCCCCTGAGGTTCAGTAACATGGATTGACATCTCTGCTGTCTAAAAGTAGCTCCACAATTTATTCCTGTCAGGTTCCAGCTAAGTATGGCAAATAGTGAGAGTAGAAGAAGCTTTTCTTAAACTGTCTGGATTTTATAGTGTGCCATGAACACTAAGCAGCAAGAGCACCGTTAGAGAACCATTACAATACCATTACGTAAATGTTCATAAAGTATtaatgtgcatgtgtctgtAAGGAGAAAGGGAAGATGCAAACgttattcatatttaatgtaGTTCAGTTagtgaaagggaaaaaaatccttTTCAGTTGTTTTATTCTTCACTGGACAGGGCTGACGTATGTTAAAACTAACAGTGTCAGCACTGTCAGAGTTCCTGTGGGTAAGGTGAGGTTCACGTGAATTCTTCTTTTGCTTGTCAGGTTTGTGGCCCAGAATGTGATGCGCCTGCAGCGGCTCGgcatcacacacatactcaacACAGCAGAGGGCAACTCCTTCATGCACGTGAACACCAATGCTGAGTTCTATGCAGGAAGTGGGATCACATACCATGGCATAAAGGCCAATGACACAGAACAATTTAACCTCAGTGCCTTCTTTGAGGAAGGGGCCGACTATATCGATAAGGCTTTGGCACATGCAAATGGAAAAGGTATGTCACAAATCTTGGTTATAATatacttttaatacttttaatacTTTTGATAATGAACAAATCTTTCTCTAGAACACACCATGACTAGTTCctcttcaaatatatttatacacatttttgaGATGTATTTTTCCAAGTCTGAAAGTGTGCACAGTATTCATAGCTCACATTTATCTATGGCCTTGAGTCCTGCTCAGACAGATGAATACAGGGCAGGGTTGGCTGAAATCAGGCATGTCTCAGTGATATTAATTGTTTTATAAGATGACAGCCAATTACTGTGCCTGGAAACCAAAACAGTAAATCAAAGTACACTTTTCAGATACAGTAAAACATTGTAATTATCTCAACTAGGagtattcataaaaatgaacCCTATTAAATGTACTGGGCTATTAttaaatgatgtatttaaaaattgCCTACATTTaatttgttacattttattagtgttaatTGTTTTGTACAAATTGTCTTTTGCTTGCTTTAGATGACAACATATTGCAATTTCAAAACGCCTTTTTAAGCCTTTTtgctaatttaatatttaatttaataactaataatacaCATCCTTTATATAGTACTGTGCCAAAGTCTTGGAcatatgtaaagaaaaaatgttacaaaattaCTTTGTTATTAAAATTGAGTGTTACAAAAGAGcactaaacaataaaaatgcatCAGTGGTCTCAGGTTCCCTTCATACAGTTTTATGACAACATTGGCTGGTAAGTTTTTGTAAGCATTTTCTGGTCTAATAATgtgtgttaaaaatatatatataatttattttctttattgacATGCACAAATTTTtctgaaataattgtttttggttgtaaaagaatattttaaaatgtaattgatgattatgatgatgatgatgatttttattttattttatttatttatttatttacaatttgtTCCCTTAACCTCATGTTTCATGCCATGGATCTTATGTCATAGCAGAAGAATGATTATAAAGGATTAATATTTGTGCAGATTCTTTACTGAAAACAGAACCAAAACATGTTAAAAGTGGACACTAATCTTTTAAGTGAGAATTTGATCATAAATACAAAAATCTCTGATTATTTGCTATACCCCTTGCCTGTTTTGCTGCTCACATTTGTGACAGTTCAGAGAATATTTGGTGATATTCTGTGAACAGACTACGTCACTGAATCTTAATGAGACCAGGGGGTGTCAGAGCACAAGACACACATTGCACTAGAGAGAACATCTGCTCAGGTTTGCAATAACATTTGAGAAAGGTTATAGTTAGTGGAAGGTCACTGGTAATAAGATCACATTAAATCCTGTTTATGCCTGGTTGTTTCATGCTTcttgtatttgtattgtatCTTGATAAGATTTTAAACCTGTGCATTTACA
This is a stretch of genomic DNA from Ictalurus punctatus breed USDA103 chromosome 13, Coco_2.0, whole genome shotgun sequence. It encodes these proteins:
- the dusp3a gene encoding dual specificity protein phosphatase 3 is translated as MKKHQSPAKLAAEVRVPEGEATVQQLNELLSDGSGFYSLPAQHFNEVFPRIYIGNAFVAQNVMRLQRLGITHILNTAEGNSFMHVNTNAEFYAGSGITYHGIKANDTEQFNLSAFFEEGADYIDKALAHANGKGKVYVHCREGYSRSPTMVIAYLMLRHKMDVRVATATVRHKREIGPNDGFLRQLCQLNEKLAKEGKLKNK